The window GGTGGCACCTCGACTTGAAGGTCGGTGGGGGCCGTGACGTCCCACTGGACGTCCGCACACAGCGAGTCAAGGCTGCGGTGGAGCGGCTGGTCAAAGCTGGTGCCACCGTGCTGCGGATCAAGGCTGAGCCGGACACGGGGCTCTACGCCGCCGCCATGGACCCCGAGGGCAACGAATTCGACGTCGTCTGAGGGCCGTTGCGACGGTGCGCGTACTCCTTGAGTACTGCTTGACGCGTACGCGGATGCCCAGCCGTGTGAGTGGCCCGCGCTCCAGCGCGCGCGACTCGCCGAGGAACTCGCCATCCTTCTTTTCCTGTGGCCGCCTCTTCGCCGCGTTCAACGATTCTCTCGCTTTAGCTCGGGTGCGCCGAAGGGGGCGCGAACTCGCGGAACGCTGGGTGGAGGCAAGGCAGTAGGTGCCCCGGCGCCCCCTACGGGAGTGGTGGATGCTCCGCCACGATGCGTTCCAAGGAGCGTCGGCCCATACGACTCATGGGCGGGTTGCTTTCGATGTAGTACCAGACCAACCCCATGGCTTGGGCGAAGGCCCACGCCCTGCCCCGCTCCCATTCAACGTCGTCGCACCCCAGGCGATCGCGGAGAACCCGCCGCGGCCCGGCATCGAGCAAATGCCATGCGCTCACGAGATCCAGAGAAGGATCAGCCGGCCCGAAGCCGCCGACATCAAGGATCCCCGCTAGCCGGCCGGCGGACACGAGCACGTTGCCGGGAATCAGGTCACCGTGTGTCATCACGTCCTCCGTGGCACCGCGCGGCAGTTCGCGCAGCGTTGCCCAGAGGTGGCGAAGCCGGGGAACATCCAGGAGCTGCTCGCTGCGTTCGAAGCAGGTCTCCATCCACGCGTCGTGGGATCGCAGGTCGCCTCCCCGGCCTGGGCCGGCAAAGGTGCGACCACGTGTGTCGATTGCGCGTAGGTCGCTGATGAGATCGGCCAAGTCGTGGGCGAACGCGAGCGATTCGCCTGGATCCTCGTCGTCGGCCACGATCCCGGGCAGCCACGTCTGTACCGACCACGGAAGGGGATAGTCCGCCCCGGGTCTGCCCAGCGCGACGGGCTCGGGCGTGGGGAAACGCGTACGCCCCGCCAACTCGCGAGCCGCTTCGACCTCGGATTCCAGTTGGCGCCGCATCGACTCGACGTCCGCGGACTCAAGAGGGAATCGAGCTGTGAACCGATCGCCAATGCGGAAGATGGCGTTGACCGTCCCGAAGGAGGTGATGCTCCTGATCGGCAGGCTCCGCCATTCAGGAAACTGCTGATCCACCAGTATGCGCACTGTCTCAGGCGACACCGTCAGCTGGTTGGCGTGCATCTTCACGGTGGAAGCATCAATGCCACGATCTTCAACTGCAATCAATTTTCCCGGCCTGGCCCCGCTGGCCGAGCCGCGGGCGATGAGGCGAACGTGTCGGTCCCCGTGGCCAACCCCAACAGGGTCGGTCGCTGGCAGCACCGTGACGTGCAGCGACTAACTTGGATGGCAAACGACCGCTGCCGGGGGAGGCCCGGTCTGTAGCGCGCATCCGGCGGTTGGAGACGCGACCACGATGTTGACCTGCGTGTGAAGCCGAACTTCTGGCCGCCACGCGAGGCCAACCGTCGGCTGCTGCGTGCCCTTGCCAAGCGGTGGCCCGGGCCGCGCCCCGCGATGAACGGCGACCCGGCCGAGCCACCCGGTGCCGGCTCGTCAGAGGAAGCTGACGTTCTGGGCGAGCGCGAGGCGGCTCGAATAGTTGATGGTGTTGGTGGCCGGGCGCATGTAGGCCCGCCAGGCGTCGGAGCCGGACTCGCGACCGCCGCCGGTCTCCTTCTCACCGCCGAAGGCACCGCCGATCTCCGCTCCGGAGGTACCGATGTTGACGTTGGCGATACCGCAGTCGGAGCCCTCGGAGGAGAGGAAGCGCTCGGCCTCCTGCTGGTCGCGGGTGAAGATGCTGGAGGACAGGCCCTGGGGGACGTCGTTGTGCAGCGCGACGGCCTCCTCGAAGGTGTCGTAGGTCAGCACGTAGAGGATGGGGGCGAAGGTCTCCTGCCGTACGACGTCGGTCTGTTCGTCGACACGGACGATGACCGGCTCGGCGTAGGCGGCCCGGGGTGCCGTTTCGGTCAGGCGGCGCCCGCCGCCCACGAGCACCTTGCCGCCCTGCGCCTGCGCGCGGGCGACCGAGTCCTGCATGGCGTCGAACGCGGTGGTGGAGATGAGGGGGCCGACCAGCGTGCCCTCGTCGAACGGGTCGCCGATGGGGAGCTTGGCGTACGCCGCGGTCAGGCGGGCGACCAGCGTGTCCGCGATGTCGCGGTGGACGATCAGACGGCGCAGGGTGGTGCAGCGCTGCCCCGCCGTGCCCGCCGCGGCGAAGACGATGCCCTGCACGGCGAGGTCGAGGTCGGCCGAGGGGGCGACGACGGCGGCGTTGTTGCCGCCGAGCTCCAGCAGGCTGCGTCCGAAGCGGGCCGCGACCCGGGGGCCGACCTCGCGGCCCATGCGGGTGGAGCCGGTGGCGCTGACGAGCGCGACGCGCGGGTCGTCCACGAGCTTCTCACCGATGGCGCGGTCGCCGAGGAGGAGGCGGTGCACGTCCCGGGGAGCGCCGACCTCTTCGACCGCCTGGGCCAGCAGCCGGTCGCAGGCCACGGAGATCAGCGGGGTGAGTTCCGACGGCTTCCAGATCACCGTGTCACCGCAGGCCAGCGCCACTGCCGTGTTCCACGACCACACTGCGGCCGGGAAGTTGAACGCGGAGATGACCCCGACGACCCCGAGCGGGTGCCAGGTCTCGGCGAGGCGGTGGCCGGGGCGCTCGGAGGCGATGGTGCGGCCGTAGAGCTGGCGGGACAGACCGACCGCGAACTCGCAGATGTCGATCATCTCCTGGACCTCGCCCAGCGCCTCCGAGCGGATCTTGCCCGCCTCGATGGTGATGAGGTCGGCGAGGTCGCTCTTGTGCTCGCGCAGCAACTCGCCCAGGCGACGCACGAGTTCGCCTCGTCGGGGAGCGGGCGTGGTGCGCCAGGTGAGGAACGCCTCGCGGGTGGCGGCCAGGGCCTCCTCTACGTCGTCGGCGGTCGCGGCGGCCAGGCCGAACAGGTCATCGCCGGTGATGGGCGTACGGGCCTGGAAGTCGGTGCCCTCCGCCACGCTCGCGCCGATGCGCTCCAGGCTCGCCAGGGCGCGGGCGCGCAGGTCCTCGGTGGTGGGCAGGGCGGTCGTGCCGGTCATGATGCTCCCTTGAGGGTGGTGAGGTGCAGTTCCCCGGCGACCTGCGCGAGGGACTCGTTCTGCTGCCGCTCGTACAGGGCGAAGGGGTCGAGGACTTCGCGGTCGATGGCGCCGGAGAGCCAGTCGCTGTCGTAGGCGGCGCCTTGCTGTTCGTTGTCGCGGGAGCCCGCGTCGCTGAGGTTGGACTGGAAGATGCCCGCCGCCGAGCGGGGCAGGAAGTCCTCGTAGACGATGGGCTCGGCCCGTACCCAGCCCTGGGTCAGCAGGTCGCCGAGGGCCTCGGGCGGGCGGCTGCCGTCGCGGGGGCGGTCGGGCGCGACGCTGTAGGTGAAGTACGCCAACTCCTGGGCAGCGAGCTCGCGTTCGGTGCCGGGGACGTGCTCCGCCCACAGGGTGCGGGCGAGTTCGGCCCGGTCGGCACCGGGGTGCGCACTCGCCTGCTGGTCGACGAGGGTGAGCAGCCGGTCGTAGAGCGCCCGGCCCTCGCGCGTCACGGCGATACCGCGCGCCTCGACCTCGCCGAACCGCACGCGCAGGGCGCCGCTGGTGACGCTGCCGTCCGTGAGGCGCAGGGCGCGGGGTTCGGCCAGGGCCCGGAAGGACGTCTGGCGCAGGAGGATGTCGGGGCCCTTCCAGGCCGGCGGGCCCTGGATGGTGTCGATCATCTCGATGCCGCGTTCGGTCATACGGCGGTACAGCTCGTCGATGTCCAGGACGCGCGGGGTGAGGTGGTTGATGTGGGTGCTGCGGACGCCGCCGATGTCCGCGGCGACGGCGGAGACCCGCTCCAGGGTCTCGTACCAGGCCTTGCCGATCGGTTCGGTCGACAACTCGAAGGCGGCGACGGCCAGTTGGAGGAACCGCTCGGCGTCGTCCTCGGGCAGTTCCTGCTCCGCCTCCGCCCGGTCGGCCAGGGCCAGCAGCTCCGGCGGGAACAGTTCGCGGCCGGCGAGGAACGTCTCCAAGCGGGCGCGCAGGTCGGCGTCGAAGAAGCGCGGGTCGGCGGGGGTGAGCATGGACGTGAAGACGCGGAACGGGTTGCGGGCCAGCTCCTCCCCGTCGACGGGACGGAACGCGGTCGATACGACCGGTACCGCGCTGGCGGCGGCCTCGCGCAGGTCGTAGAAGCCGACCGGGCGCATGCCCAGGGCGCCGAACACGCGGGCGACCTGGGAGAGTTCGGCGGGGGTGCCGACGCGGATGGCGCCGTGGCGTTCCGCGGTCACGCGGCTGATGGAGCCGAGGCGTTCGGCGTCGGCGCCCTGGGCGCGCAGGACGTCCTCGTTCACCTCGCGCGAGACGTCCACGAGCGTGTTGTAGGCGGGGACCTCACGGCCGTACATCTCGGAGAGCCGCGCGGCGAAGGCGGCGCGTAGCTGCCACTGGCTGATCGTCTGGCTGACCATCGAAGGGGCCCTTCCTGTCGGGGAGTTCACACCACGTGGGCTTCGGGGCGGATCTCCGCTCCGGTCCGGAAGCGGTCGGCGCTGAGCGGGGAGATGTCGACGAAGGGGGCGCGGCCGAGGTGGAGGTCGCGGACGATCTCGCCGACGGCGGGGGCCTGGAGGAAGCCGTGGCCCGAGAAGCCGGTGGCGTAGAGGAAGTTGGGGAGTTCGCCGGAGCGGCCGATCAGGGCGTTGTGGTCGGGGGTGACCTCGTACAGGCCGGCCCAGCCGTCGGCGATCGCCATGTCGGCCAGGGCCGGGGCCCTGTCCCGGGCGACGTCCCGGAACAGCTCCAGCCACTCCGGGGTCCAGGTGGTGTCGAAGCCGTCCGGCTGGGCGGGGTCGGCGAGGCCGAACAGCAGGCCGTCGTCGCTGTTGTGGAAG of the Streptomyces sp. T12 genome contains:
- a CDS encoding aldehyde dehydrogenase family protein, which translates into the protein MTGTTALPTTEDLRARALASLERIGASVAEGTDFQARTPITGDDLFGLAAATADDVEEALAATREAFLTWRTTPAPRRGELVRRLGELLREHKSDLADLITIEAGKIRSEALGEVQEMIDICEFAVGLSRQLYGRTIASERPGHRLAETWHPLGVVGVISAFNFPAAVWSWNTAVALACGDTVIWKPSELTPLISVACDRLLAQAVEEVGAPRDVHRLLLGDRAIGEKLVDDPRVALVSATGSTRMGREVGPRVAARFGRSLLELGGNNAAVVAPSADLDLAVQGIVFAAAGTAGQRCTTLRRLIVHRDIADTLVARLTAAYAKLPIGDPFDEGTLVGPLISTTAFDAMQDSVARAQAQGGKVLVGGGRRLTETAPRAAYAEPVIVRVDEQTDVVRQETFAPILYVLTYDTFEEAVALHNDVPQGLSSSIFTRDQQEAERFLSSEGSDCGIANVNIGTSGAEIGGAFGGEKETGGGRESGSDAWRAYMRPATNTINYSSRLALAQNVSFL
- a CDS encoding aminoglycoside phosphotransferase family protein, which translates into the protein MKMHANQLTVSPETVRILVDQQFPEWRSLPIRSITSFGTVNAIFRIGDRFTARFPLESADVESMRRQLESEVEAARELAGRTRFPTPEPVALGRPGADYPLPWSVQTWLPGIVADDEDPGESLAFAHDLADLISDLRAIDTRGRTFAGPGRGGDLRSHDAWMETCFERSEQLLDVPRLRHLWATLRELPRGATEDVMTHGDLIPGNVLVSAGRLAGILDVGGFGPADPSLDLVSAWHLLDAGPRRVLRDRLGCDDVEWERGRAWAFAQAMGLVWYYIESNPPMSRMGRRSLERIVAEHPPLP
- a CDS encoding 2-oxoadipate dioxygenase/decarboxylase family protein, translated to MVSQTISQWQLRAAFAARLSEMYGREVPAYNTLVDVSREVNEDVLRAQGADAERLGSISRVTAERHGAIRVGTPAELSQVARVFGALGMRPVGFYDLREAAASAVPVVSTAFRPVDGEELARNPFRVFTSMLTPADPRFFDADLRARLETFLAGRELFPPELLALADRAEAEQELPEDDAERFLQLAVAAFELSTEPIGKAWYETLERVSAVAADIGGVRSTHINHLTPRVLDIDELYRRMTERGIEMIDTIQGPPAWKGPDILLRQTSFRALAEPRALRLTDGSVTSGALRVRFGEVEARGIAVTREGRALYDRLLTLVDQQASAHPGADRAELARTLWAEHVPGTERELAAQELAYFTYSVAPDRPRDGSRPPEALGDLLTQGWVRAEPIVYEDFLPRSAAGIFQSNLSDAGSRDNEQQGAAYDSDWLSGAIDREVLDPFALYERQQNESLAQVAGELHLTTLKGAS